A region from the Triticum aestivum cultivar Chinese Spring chromosome 3D, IWGSC CS RefSeq v2.1, whole genome shotgun sequence genome encodes:
- the LOC123078318 gene encoding uncharacterized protein: MAAPYSPSPSPSHPTAAALVLLLLLLHVALLGKCAAAANVTFRPGEELRRYRRVQALLTRLNKPSLRTIQSPDGDLIDCVPAHLQPAFDYPRLRGQRPLGPPVRPSGHHRRPNHTADVGVQLWAVSGASCPEGSVPVRRITEADVLRASSVRRFGRVPMARVRRDTVAGGHEHAVGYVAGDEYYGARASINVWAPKVSTPTEFSLSQIWVIGGTFGNDLNTIEAGWQVSPQLYGDNSPRFFTYWTTDAYQTTGCYNLLCSGFVQTNSRIAMGAAISPTSGYKGGQFDISLLIWKDPNHGNWWLEFGSGELVGYWPSFLFSHLASHASMVQFGGEVVDTRAEGSHTATQMGSGHFPGEGFGRSSYFRNLEVVDWDNSLIPLTTFHVTADHPNCYDIQGGVNAVWGNYFYYGGPGRNVRCT, encoded by the exons ATGGCTGCACCCtactctccatctccatctccatcacaTCCCACTGCTGCTGCCCTtgtcctgctactgctgctgcttcaTGTCGCACTTCTTGGCAAGTGTGCGGCGGCGGCTAACGTGACGTTCCGGCCGGGGGAGGAGCTCCGGAGGTACAGGCGGGTCCAGGCGCTCCTCACAAGGCTCAACAAGCCGTCTCTCCGGACCATTCAG AGCCCCGACGGCGACCTCATCGACTGCGTACCGGCGCACCTGCAGCCGGCGTTCGACTACCCCAGGCTGCGCGGCCAGAGACCACTG GGCCCGCCGGTGCGACCGAGTGGACACCACCGCCGCCCCAATCACACGGCGGACGTCGGAGTGCAGCTTTGGGCGGTGTCCGGCGCGTCGTGCCCGGAGGGGTCCGTCCCGGTGAGGAGGATTACGGAGGCCGACGTCCTCCGCGCCAGCTCCGTGAGGAGGTTCGGAAGGGTGCCCATGGCCAGAGTACGGCGTGACACGGTCGCCGGCGGCCACGAG cACGCGGTGGGGTACGTTGCCGGCGACGAGTACTACGGCGCGCGTGCGAGCATCAACGTGTGGGCGCCCAAGGTGAGCACGCCGACGGAGTTCAGTCTGTCGCAGATCTGGGTTATCGGCGGCACCTTCGGCAACGATCTCAACACCATCGAGGCCGGATGGCAG GTGAGCCCGCAGCTGTATGGGGACAACTCGCCCAGGTTCTTCACTTACTGGACG ACGGACGCGTACCAGACGACGGGGTGCTACAACCTGCTGTGCTCAGGGTTCGTGCAGACCAACAGCCGGATCGCCATGGGGGCGGCCATCTCGCCCACCTCCGGCTACAAAGGCGGCCAGTTCGACATCAGCCTCCTGATCTGGAAAGACCCCAACCACGGCAACTGGTGGCTGGAGTTCGGGTCGGGGGAGCTGGTAGGTTACTGGCCTAGTTTCCTGTTCAGCCACCTGGCGTCGCACGCGAGCATGGTGCAGTTCGGCGGCGAGGTGGTGGACACGCGCGCCGAGGGGTCGCACACGGCCACGCAGATGGGGAGCGGGCACTTCCCCGGGGAGGGCTTCGGCCGCTCCTCCTACTTCCGCAACCTGGAGGTGGTGGACTGGGACAACAGCCTCATCCCGCTCACCACCTTCCACGTCACCGCCGACCACCCCAACTGCTACGACATCCAGGGCGGCGTCAACGCCGTCTGGGGGAACTACTTCTACTACGGAGGGCCAGGGAGGAACGTCAGGTGCACCTAG